From a single Dromaius novaehollandiae isolate bDroNov1 chromosome 13, bDroNov1.hap1, whole genome shotgun sequence genomic region:
- the FOXF1 gene encoding forkhead box protein F1, translating into MTAEAQQALSSQPPPPPAQSSYGPMSSVAEKQPQSSAMDAASAAPAGAAGSAPGSGGAAGGGGPKAKKTNAGIRRPEKPPYSYIALIVMAIQSSPSKRLTLSEIYQFLQSRFPFFRGSYQGWKNSVRHNLSLNECFIKLPKGLGRPGKGHYWTIDPASEFMFEEGSFRRRPRGFRRKCQALKPMYSMMNGLSFNHLPESYSFQGSAGGLSCPPNSLSLEGGLGMMNGHLAGNVDGMGLPGHSVPHLPANGGHSYMGSCAGSAAGDYPHHESSVPASPLLAGGGVMEPHSVYSGSASAWAPSASAALNSGASYIKQQPLSPCNPAANALPSGLSAHSLEQPYLHQNSHNAAELQGIPRYHSQSPSMCDRKEFVFSFNAMASSSMHSAGSGSYYHQQVTYQDIKPCVM; encoded by the exons ATGACTGCAGAAGCGCAGCAGGCTCTGTCCTctcagccccctcctcctccggcGCAGAGCAGCTACGGCCCCATGTCCTCCGTGGCCGAGAAGCAGCCGCAGAGCTCGGCCATGGACGCCGCctccgcggcgcccgccggggcggccggcagcgccccgggcagcggcggcgccgcgggcggcggcggccccaaGGCGAAGAAGACCAACGCGGGGATCCGGCGGCCGGAGAAGCCGCCCTACTCCTACATCGCCCTCATCGTCATGGCCATCCAGAGCTCGCCCTCCAAGCGGCTCACGCTCAGCGAGATCTACCAGTTCTTGCAGAGCCGCTTCCCCTTCTTCCGCGGCTCCTACCAGGGCTGGAAAAACTCCGTGCGCCACAACCTCTCGCTCAACGAGTGCTTCATCAAGCTGCCCAAGGGGCTGGGCCGCCCGGGCAAGGGCCACTACTGGACCATCGACCCGGCCAGCGAGTTCATGTTCGAGGAGGGCTCGttccgccgccggccgcgcggcTTCAGGAGGAAATGCCAGGCGCTGAAGCCCATGTACAGCATGATGAACGGGCTCAGCTTCAACCACCTCCCCGAGAGCTACAGCTTCCAGGGCTCCGCCGGCGGCCTCTCCTGCCCCCCCAACAGCCTCTCCCTCGAGGGCGGCTTGGGCATGATGAACGGGCACTTGGCCGGCAACGTGGACGGCATGGGCCTGCCGGGACACTCCGTGCCCCACCTGCCCGCCAACGGCGGCCACTCCTACATGGGCAGctgcgccggctccgcggcgggcgaCTACCCGCACCACGAGAGCTCCGTGCCCGCCTCGCCGCTGCTCGCCGGCGGCGGCGTCATGGAGCCGCACTCGGTTTACTCGGGCTCGGCCTCGGCGTGGGCGCCCTCCGCCTCGGCCGCCCTCAACAGCGGCGCCTCCTACATCAAGCAGCAGCCGCTGTCGCCCTGCAACCCCGCCGCCAACGCGCTCCCCTCCGGCCTCTCCGCGCACTCCCTCGAGCAGCCCTACCTGCACCAGAACAGCCACAACGCCGCCGAGCTCCAAG GCATCCCGCGGTATCACTCGCAGTCTCCAAGCATGTGCGACAGAAAGGAATTCGTCTTCTCTTTCAACGCCATGGCCTCCTCCTCCATGCATTCGGCGGGCAGCGGCTCCTATTACCACCAACAAGTGACATACCAGGACATCAAGCCGTGCGTTATGTGA